The following are encoded in a window of Panicum virgatum strain AP13 chromosome 5N, P.virgatum_v5, whole genome shotgun sequence genomic DNA:
- the LOC120674049 gene encoding 2-oxoglutarate dehydrogenase, mitochondrial-like: MYPYTFRGSPPLCSLLLIRQAAHPKHFLHGVRCREATIHHQVQLGTSRCGYRFHPKSGNHPLWHQRHPSHPHSVLHSASDVAYDIEELWHAWQADPSSVAELWSNFFGSLEAKASTSAVAASQTLQETMQLLHLVADFQIHGHTMAKLDPLGLDVPDDIDLSLYHFTEADLDRKFFFGFSTMSGLLSDYNPVVTLREILRKLRQAYCGSVGYEYMHIPDRDKCQWLRDRIETGKPHDDNDKNRRLVVLESLTRATLFESFLAARCPASKRYGIAGSETLIPGVEALFDRAAELGVENIVIGTSHRGRLNLMANVLGRSISQIISELTVGPRPVQVADGKDPIFTGTGELYFQRGVSCDRPTHGGKNVHLSLVAGPCHLEAIDPVVMGKTREKQFFSGDVGRTRTMSVLVHGDGAFTGQGVVYETLNLSALKNYTTGGTVHVVLNNRVAATADRSAGRSSRYCTDVARALGAPVFHVNGDDVEAVVRVCKLAAEWRQTFHSDVVVDLVCYRRFGHNELDDPTLTLPEMYQVIKNHPSSLNLYEQKLLGAGEVSNEDVQKVHDKVNISLDEEFAKSKDFVVSKRDWLSASWTGFKPPEQISHVFDTGVKQDRLKLVGRAITRLPVNFKPHRAVEKLLKQRVAMIETGEKIDWAFAEAPAFATLVEEGNHVRLSGQDVERGNFNQRHAILHDQETGARYCPLDNVVMNQNEGLFTVSNSLLSEYAVLGFEMGYSMENPNSLVLWEAQFGDFANCAQVIFDQFLSCAEARWLRQTGLVVLLPHGYDGQGPDHSGAHLERFLQMCDDNPFVIPEMEPTLNRQIQECNWQIVNVTTPANYFHVLRRQIHREFRKPLIVMAPKNLLWHKDCKSNISEFDEVEGHPGSRNQGTRFKRLIEDCNNHNSTEESVNRLILCSGNVYYELRDEHENSGRTDIAICRVEQLCPFPYDLVQRELKRYPNAEIVWCQEEPMNMGAYNYVSPRLRTAMRALGRGSFEDIKYVGRAPSASAATGFPSVHVQEQSELLKKALEPEPIKNW, encoded by the exons ATGTATCCCTACACTTTCAGAGGTTCGCCACCATTGTGTAGCCTCCTGTTGATTCGCCAAGCCGCACATCCAAAACAT TTTTTGCATGGGGTAAGGTGTCGCGAGGCAACTATCCATCATCAGGTGCAACTGGGTACAAGTCGATGCGGCTACCGGTTCCATCCCAAGTCCGGCAACCACCCACTGTGGCATCAACGTCACCCTTCCCACCCCCACAGTGTCCTCCACAGCGCCAGCGACGTCGCCTATGACATTGAGGAGCTCTGGCATGCCTGGCAGGCCGATCCCTCCTCCGTTGCTGAATTATGGAGCAACTTCTTCGGCAGCTTGGAAGCAAaagcctccacctccgccgtcgccgcaagCCAAACCTTGCAAGAGACAATGCAGCTACTCCACCTGGTCGCCGATTTCCAGATCCACGGCCACACCATGGCCAAGCTCGACCCACTCGGCCTCGACGTCCCGGATGACATCGACCTCAGCCTCTACCACTTCACGGAGGCCGACCTCGACAGGAAGTTCTTCTTCGGTTTCTCGACGATGTCGGGCTTACTTTCTGACTACAACCCGGTCGTCACTCTCCGCGAAATCCTCCGGAAGCTCCGGCAGGCCTATTGCGGCAGCGTCGGTTATGAATACATGCACATCCCGGACAGGGACAAGTGCCAGTGGCTCAGGGACAGGATCGAGACCGGCAAGCCCCACGACGACAACGACAAGAACCGTCGCCTCGTCGTGCTCGAGAGCCTCACCCGGGCCACGCTCTTCGAGAGCTTCCTCGCCGCCAGGTGCCCTGCTTCCAAGCGATACGGCATCGCCGGCAGCGAGACGCTTATCCCTGGCGTGGAGGCATTGTTCGACAGGGCAGCCGAACTCGGCGTCGAGAACATCGTCATAGGGACGTCGCACAGGGGTAGGCTCAACCTCATGGCCAACGTCCTCGGCAGGTCCATATCGCAGATAATCAGCGAGCTCACCGTCGGGCCGAGGCCTGTCCAAGTTGCTGACGGCAAGGACCCGATCTTCACCGGCACCGGCGAACTCTACTTCCAGCGGGGCGTCTCCTGCGACAGGCCTACTCATGGTGGCAAGAATGTTCACCTGTCATTGGTCGCAGGTCCCTGCCACCTCGAGGCCATCGACCCCGTCGTCATGGGCAAGACGCGCGAGAAGCAGTTCTTCTCCGGCGATGTCGGCAGGACGAGGACCATGAGCGTCCTCGTCCACGGTGACGGTGCCTTCACCGGCCAGGGAGTGGTTTACGAGACGCTCAACCTGAGCGCCCTCAAGAACTACACCACCGGAGGGACCGTCCACGTCGTTCTGAACAACCGGGTCGCCGCCACGGCCGATCGGAGCGCCGGCAGGTCGTCCCGGTACTGCACCGACGTCGCCAGGGCCCTCGGCGCCCCGGTATTCCACGTCAATGGCGACGATGTGGAGGCGGTAGTCCGCGTGTGCAAACTTGCAGCTGAGTGGCGTCAGACGTTCCATTCGGATGTGGTGGTTGATCTGGTCTGCTACCGCCGATTCGGGCACAACGAACTTGACGATCCCACCTTGACGCTGCCAGAAATGTACCAG GTGATTAAGAACCATCCCAGTTCATTGAACCTGTATGAACAAAAACTCCTAGGGGCAGGCGAAGTTTCAAATGAAGATGTACAAAAGGTCCATGACAaagtgaacatatccttagaTGAAGAGTTTGCAAAGAGCAAAGATTTTGTTGTCAGCAAGAGAGACTGGCTCTCGGCTTCTTGGACTGGCTTCAAGCCACCCGAGCAGATATCTCATGTATTTGATACAGG GGTTAAGCAGGACAGACTGAAACTTGTTGGACGGGCGATTACCAGACTACCTGTGAACTTCAAGCCCCATAGAGCAGTGGAAAAGCTTCTGAAGCAGCGTGTCGCAATGATCGAAACCGGTGAGAAAATCGATTGGGCGTTTGCAGAAGCGCCTGCCTTTGCGACACTAGTAGAAGAAGGCAATCATGTTAGGCTaagtgggcaggatgtggagagAGGGAATTTCAACCAAAGGCATGCGATTCTACATGACCAAGAAACTGGAGCGAGATACTGCCCGTTGGACAATGTTGTGATGAATCAGAATGAGGGGCTGTTTACAGTTAGCAACAG TCTACTTTCAGAATATGCTGTTCTTGGGTTTGAAATGGGTTACTCCATGGAGAATCCGAACTCACTGGTTCTCTGGGAAGCTCAATTTGGTGACTTTGCCAACTGTGCGCAAGTGATCTTTGACCAATTTCTGAGCTGCGCGGAGGCAAGATGGTTGCGCCAAACTGGGCTTGTTGTTCTACTGCCACATGGTTATGATGGCCAAGGCCCTGATCACTCTGGGGCCCATTTGGAGCGCTTCCTCCAG ATGTGTGATGACAATCCCTTCGTTATACCTGAGATGGAACCAACGCTCAACAGGCAGATCCAGGAGTGTAATTGGCAAATCGTTAATGTGACAACTCCTGCAAATTATTTTCATGTGTTGCGTCGTCAG ATACACAGGGAGTTCCGAAAGCCACTGATTGTCATGGCTCCTAAGAACTTACTCTGGCACAAGGACTGCAAGTCCAATATCTCCGAGTTCGATGAGGTTGAAGGCCATCCAGGATCTCGTAACCAGGGAACACGCTTCAAACGGCTGATAGAGGATTGTAACAATCATAATTCAACTGAGGAAAGTGTTAATCGTCTGATATTGTGCTCTGGGAAT GTGTACTATGAACTTCGTGACGAGCATGAAAACTCAGGCCGTACTGATATCGCGATCTGCAGAGTCGAGCAGCTTTGCCCATTCCCATATGATCTTGTCCAGAGAGAGCTAAAACGATATCCAA ATGCGGAGATCGTGTGGTGCCAAGAGGAGCCCATGAACATGGGTGCATACAACTACGTCTCTCCCCGGCTGCGCACAGCTATGAGGGCCCTTGGGCGAGGCTCCTTTGAAGACATAAAGTATGTAGGCAGGGCTCCTTCAGCATCTGCAGCCACAGGGTTCCCGTCCGTTCATGTCCAAGAACAGTCGGAGCTGCTGAAGAAGGCGTTGGAGCCAGAGCCGATCAAGAACTGGTGA
- the LOC120674050 gene encoding uncharacterized protein LOC120674050 → MAMASLQVPSLPPLLPARKGCASTRPRMAALSCRYNQSTSAQGRTRLRNHVTRRDTLSFMSSAILAAFLVASPAEARTSRLENKKKAMEKLEKLREKALGPKEKKGSTGKEMPPPANLLIPPAAVEASLMQSNFPADGDTCTPYSLPFDRSPGICSSELSSFTWL, encoded by the exons atggccatggcgtcTCTGCAGGTGCCCTCactccctcctctccttccgGCGAGAAAAGGCTGCGCCAGCACAAGGCCGCGGATGGCCGCCTTGAGCTGCAGATACAACCAG TCCACTAGTGCCCAAGGACGAACAAGGCTCAGAAACCACGTAACACGCAGAGATACCTTGTCATTCATGTCATCTGCCATCTTGGCTGCATTCCTGGTGGCTAGCCCTGCTGAAGCTAGAACTTCCAGGCTGGAGAACAAGAAGAAAGCCATGGAGAAGCTGGAGAAGCTCCGGGAGAAGGCGTTGGGCCCAAAGGAGAAGAAGGGATCCACCGGCAAGGAGATGCCGCCTCCGGCGAACCTGCTGATCCCTCCTGCGGCGGTCGAGGCTTCCTTGATGCAGAGCAACTTTCCTGCAGACGGCGATACGTGCACACCGTACTCACTACCGTTCGATAGATCCCCCGGGATATGTTCTAGCGAATTGTCTTCATTCACCTGGCTCTAA